CTTCCTCCGCCCGCTTCGCGACTACGATCAGATCTTCCGTACCGGTGCGGTTAGTTTGGCCGACATGGTCGACAAGCTCCAGATCTTGAAGAAGGAAAAGGAATACGCCGACCGCGGCAAGGAGAACGCCGAGAAGATCCTCACGGCGCTCGATGCGCGTAAAGTGAAGTTGGAAGCGGAGAAGGCCGTCGTCGAGGCGGAGCTCGCGGTCATTAAAGAGCACAGCGAAAAGCTGACGGCTGCGGTCGAGCAAATGAAGCAAGAGTTGTCCCGTTTGCTGGCGGATCATAAGCGCCGCAACGAACCGCCGGCCGCCGGCGGCAAGACCGCCGCGGTTCCGTCGCCCGCTGCCGGCGCTTCGCTACGGTCGAACTAATTCGAGCCCGCGCGAAACGAAGACGGAGAGCGGAGGCGGGCATGGTCGTCGAGGCCGGTCGCAAATAACGGAGTGAGGCGTCGACAGTCATGGGATTAGACAATCGCGACTATGCTCGCGACACCGAGCGAGGCTTTCAGCTTCATGCTCCGCAGACGATGATCGGCACGCTGATTCTGGTCAATGTCGCCGTCTGGGTGCTCGACATGCTGGCCGATGGCCGGATCTCGCAAACGATGGCCCTTTCGACCGACGTGCTGCGCCGGCCGTGGAACTGTTGGCAACTTCTGACCTACGGCTTCCTGCATAGTCAGACCTCGCTGCTGCACATCGTCGGCAACATGTTCGGGCTTTGGTTCTTCGGCTCCGATCTCGAAAACATTTACGGCAAGCGCGAGTTTCTCAGGATCTATCTCGTCGCCATCGTCATAGCCGGGCTCGCTTGGCTCGGGATCGAAGCCATGAGCGGCGGCGGTCGGGTCTCGATGGTCGGCGCGTCGGGAGCCGTAACGTGCGTCACCGTGCTGTATGCGTTGCGCTACCCGTATCGCACGATCTTAGTTATGGGCATCCTGCCCGTTCCGGTCTGGCTGCTCGCCACGCTGTTCGTCATGCAAGATATGGCGGGCGCTTATCGCAACGTGCATGGAGCCGGCAACGGCGTGGCCTATGTGGCCCATCTCGGCGGCGCGGGGTTGGCTTTGTTCTACTTTCATTTCGGCTGGAACTTCGGCCGTTGGGTGCCGCAAAAGCTCGCGCTGCCGTCGCTCCCGAAGATGTTCGCTCGAGGGCCGAAGCTGAAGTTGCACGAACCCACGGTCGAGCAACCCCCGAGCTTGGAAGCGGAGATGGATCGGATCTTGGTGAAGATCAACGAGACCAGCTTCGATAGCCTTACGCCCGAAGAGCGTCGCACGCTCGAACGCGCCAGCGCGCGCTTCCAAAAACGCCGCCAGTAAGTCGTGCCGGCGGTCAACAGAGCGACTCAACTATGCCGGACGAAACTCCCCACGCTTCGCGTCGCGATCTATTGAGGGGGGCACTCGCCGCTTCGCTCGCCGCCGCCACGACCACGAACGGCGTTTCGGCAACCGGCGATACCGTGTCGGCAGCGGCATCGCAACCGTCGAATCCGATCGTCGCCGAGAACAAGCTCCCCGGCAGCCGCGATTGGCAACTGACGCGCGTGCGCCTCGATAAGTCGGGCGGCTATCGTTCGCCTGCGATCGAAGGCTACTGCTCGCGGCAGAGCGTGAAGGCCGGCGAGAAGATCGAGTTCAAAGTCAGCACGTCGCCGGCTGCGAAGTTTCAGATCGAGATCTTCCGCATGGGCTACTACGCCGGCCTCGGCGCTCGGCGCATGACCGTGCTCGGCCCGTTCGACGGCACGCCGCAACCGGTGCCGGAGGTGGGCGCAGCGCGGCTTCGCGAATGCCGTTGGACGACGAGCGCCGAACTCACGATCCCTGCCGATTGGACGAGCGGCGTCTATCTCGGTCGCCTCACCACGCTTACCGAGAGCGGCGGCTCCGGCTATTGGCAGAGCTACGTCGTCTTCGTCGTGCGCGACGATCGCAAAGCCGGCCTCCTCTTTCAAACGAGCGACAATACCTGGCAAGCCTACAATCGCTGGCCCGACGACTATTCGCTCTACACCGCGCCGGGCGGCGCGCATGTGCCCGGCGTTTCGGTATCGTTCGATCGGCCGTATGCGAGGTACCCGCAAATCGTCGAAGCGCCACAGTCGGTCGGCTCGGGCGAATTTCTATTGTGGGAATTTCCGCTTTGCTATTGGCTCGAGAAGCACGGCTACGACGTGACGTACTGCGCCAACATCGACATGCTCGAGGCCGCTCAACCGCTCCGTGCGAAGGCCGTCCTCAGCATCGGCCACGACGAGTATTGGGATCTGCGGCAATTCGAGACCTTGCAGAAAAGCGTTGCGGCGGGAGTGAGCATTTTGTTTCTGTCGGCGAACACGGCGTACATGGTTTCGCCGTTCACTCCCAGCGCCGACGGCCGTGCCGATCGCGTCATCACGCGCACCGCCAGCTTCGGCCCGATGTCGGAGCTCGAGACGAAGGCTTACGGCCACATGATGGGTCCGTTTCCTTCCGCCGGGCCGGATGAAGCCACGCTCATCGGCGCGCGGACGACGGTGCCGTTCAACGGCTGCGGCGATTGGGTTTGCGCGAAGCCCGAGCATTGGGTCTTCGCCGATTCGGGGATGCAGCGCGGCGATCGGATCCCCGGCCTGGTCGGTTGGGAGTACCACGGCGACCCCGCCGACATCGCGGGGCTCGAAGTCGTCGGGGAAGGAACCGTACTCTCGGGCGGCACGAAACCGGGACATTGGGTCGCTACAATTTACCCAGGCCCGCACGGCAACTTCGTCTTCAACGCTTCGACCATTTGGTGGGCCCAAGGACTCGCGACTCCCCCCGGACACATGCTACCTTGGTCGCATTGGTCGCGACCGCATGGTCCCGACGATCGGGTCGAACGGATCACGCACAACTTGCTGCGCCGCGCGCTCGGATCGTCGAGCTAAGCGCGAGTCGCCCGTCTTATTGCGCGCGGTCCGTTTCGTTTACTTGGCGGAAGATGATCTCGAGCGAGCCGATCTCCGAAGCTTCTTCGATCGCCGCAGAGCCGGCTCTGGCGCCGTCGTCGAAAGGCGAAGCCGCAAACGGTGAAGCCACGAACGGCGAAAACGAAATTCAGCGAACCACGAACCAAGAACCACGAACCAAAAGCTCGCGCCGCATGGCGATCTTGCTCGGCCTCGTGTTGGCGGGTGTCGTCGTCGCGGTCTTCTACCCGACCCTCGGCTACAAGCTGCTCACCTGGGACGACGATCAGCACATCACCGAAAACCGGTATTTCAACCCGCTGACATGGATGAACGTGCTCCACTTTTGGGGCTACTCGCACATCTATTTGTACATCCCGGTGAGCTACAACTTCTATGCCTTCGAGGTTTGGATCGCGGGCTGGTTTCCGAGCGCCGATCCCGCCGATAAGTTCAACCCCGCCGTGTTTCATGCCGGAAACTTGTTGCTGCATCTCGGCTGCACGCTCTGGGCCTATCGCCTGATGCTGCGGTTCGTGCGTTATGCGCCCGCGGCTCTGTGCGGAGCGGCGCTGTTCGCCGTTCATCCCTTGCAGGCCGAGAGCGTCTGCTGGGTCGGCGAAACGCGCGGGACGCTCGCCACGTTCTTTTCGTTTGCGGCGATCTGGTTTTATTTGAATCGTGTCGGAGTCGATCCCGAAGCAGGCATCTTCGCCGCACGGCCTTACACGCCCCCGACGACGCGAACTCGCGACGCCGTGTTCGCGTTTCTACTTTACGGCTTGGCGCTATTGTCGAAGCCGTCGGCGTCGTCGCTGCCGTTGTTGGTGTTCGTCATCGACGTCGTGTTGCTGCGGCATTCTTGGAAGCAGTCGCTCCTGCGACTCGCGCCGTGGTTCGTCGCCGGTGCCGTGATCATGGGCCTGACCAAGTATTATCAGCACAACGACATGATCTATTGGGCCTCGATCAAGCCGTGGTATCAGCGACCGTTCGTGGCGGGGGATGCCTATGCGTTTTATCTCGGCAAGCTCCTCTGGCCGTTCGATCTCGGCTTCGACTACGGTCGCACGCCGCACTACGCCGGCGAATCGCGCATGTTCTATCGGGCTTGGCTGGCGCCGCTGCTGCTCGTCGTCGCTTCGATCGCGCTGCCGCGCCGCCGCATTTGGCTCGGAGCGTATGGATTGTTTCTCGTCGCGCTGTTGCCGGTCTCGGGCATCGTGCCGTTTATCTACCAGTCGATCTCGACCGTCGCCGACCGATATATGTATGTGCCGATGTTCGGGCTCGGGCTGCTGCTCGCGGCGTGGATCGCTTCGCGCCGCTCGCCGGTCGTGCCGATGGCGGTAACGGCGCTCGTGCTCGGGTTCTTCGCGCAGCGGACGATCGAACAATGCGAGACCTGGCGCGACGATTGGGCTCTGTATACCAACGGTTTGCGCGTCAACCCGGCCAGCTATATGTCGCACCTGAATCTCGGCAATCGCTATAAGGATGCCGGGCACTACGAAACGGCGATCGAGCAATATCGGGGCGTCCTCGCGATTCGCTACGACTACGCGTGGGCCTACCTGCACATGGGCACCTGCTACGCCAAGCTCGAAAACTACGAACAAGCGATCAAGCAACTCGATACGGCGATCAGACAAGACCCTAAGTTCGTCGAAGCGCAGATCGCACTCGGCGAGGTGTATCTGATACAAGGCCGTGAGGAAGACGCCGAAAAGTGGTTCCGCGAAGCGTTGAAATCGGCACCGGATGAATCGAATCCGAATCTCAAACTCGGTGAGTTCTTGCTCGACAAGAGTCGCAAGACGGCCGACGGAAGCTCTAAGGCCTCTTACCTGCAAGAAGGAAAGCAAGACTTCGAAGCAGGGCTGAAGATTGCGCCGGATGCGGAGTCGCACCGTCGCTATGGACGGGCGCTTGTCGGAGCCGGAGAATTTGCCGCAGGGACCGTGCAACTAGAGAAGGCGGTTGAGTTGTCTCCCGACAATGCGAAAGCGCTCGCCGATCTCGGAAGCAGCTATCTCTCGGCCGGCAAGATTGCGCTCGCCGTGGAAATGAGCGAGCGAGCGGTGCGCAGCGATCCGAACTCGGTAGACGCCCGGGCGAATCGGGCTCTCGCGCTCGCCGCAGCGGGAAAGACTCATGCGGCCCGGGTGGAATATGAGCGAGCTCTCAAGCTGCTCTCACCGGGCTCCGCTCGCGCCGCCGAAATCCGCAAGGCGATGCAAGAGCTTAAGTGATCGGGCTCGGTGCTTTCAATCGATCCCCGACCTCCGAACCTCGGCCTCGGCGCTCTACTTCTTCAACATCCCTTTGATCGGCTCGCGCAGATCTTCCGGCAGCTTATCGAGCTCGTTTTCGGAAACTTCCCATTTGTCTTTGCCGCGCGAAACCGAAACCTTAGCCGGCTCGTTGCCGTTGCGGAAAATGACGATGTTCGCACCGTCCGGCAAAGCGGCATTGCCGGGCATCAAAACTCCCGGCCCGAACAACTGCATCCTCAGCGGTTGGTTCTCGCCTTGTTGCACGCGTTTGATCCACTCTTGGATCCGCTCGGCATCCCCGTTGGGTAGCTGATTGCGCATCGCTTCCAGTTGCGCTTGAAGTTGTCGAGCGTAGGCTTGGTGCTGTTGCGGATCGAGCGCGGTGCCCGTTTGAGGAAGGCCTGGTTGAGGCAGGCCGGCACGAATGGATAAATCTCCCTCCGGGCGCTTCGCAGGCACGACCGTCACCGCTTGCGTTTTCGCAACGCGGACGATCTCGAGCTTCAGCCCGGCGCCGTTGCCGTCTCCGGCTTGATCGACGGCCAGCATCAGAGTTGCGAGATCCACGGCCGGTTTGCCCTCGATCGTCGCAAGGACGTCGTGGACTTTCAGGCCGGCTTTGTCGGCCGGGCTTTCGGGCATCACGCGCACCACGACCAGCCCGACGCCGTCGGCCAACCCGAGCTGCGCACGGAGCGTAGGATCGGCAGGCACGCACATCGCACCGATCCAAAACGGGCTCACCCCGCGCCGGTCGCCGGCGCGCAACGGCAGCACCCGTTGCAAGTCGCGCGGCGAATCCGAACGCGGTTCCTCACTCACCCTCTCCGACGGCTTCTCTTCCGACTTAGTTGCCTCGGGCTTGTTCGTGATGTCGTCGGCAGACGCCGTGCCGCTGGAGAGGAGCGCACAGCTGAAGATGCCGACCCAGAGCCGCTTCATACCCGAATCTCCGCTATGGGAAGGCTTACTATTGAAAAGCTTGGTTGCCGAGCGGCCGAATCTCGACTTGCTCGACGGGCACGACCACGCGGCGACCATCGCCGAGCGTGATCGGCATCAAGCGCCGTTCCCGCACCACGCGATTGCCGTTTTGCTCCAATGTCTTGACCATCTCGGGCGTCAACTGTTGCCCGATTTGCCCGAAGAGCGCTTCGTTCATTTTGTCCGGCTCGATCAACGGCACGTCGACCACGCGCTGCTCCCCGCCGGGACCGGGAGCGACGACCAGCCGCACGTTCTCCGAACCACGCCCGGAGTTCGCATAAGCCGGCGCACCGGCAGGCAACTGCGGATCGCTCTGCCGGGCGACGGGCACGTACGTTTCCTTATTCCACCGACCGTTCCACTGCGGATAGATGACCGCGATCAACACCCCTGCGGCCAGCACGCTGGGAACCCACACGGAGAGACCGTTCCAAGTCTTGCGGGCCAAGCTTGCGGGCTGGATCCTCGAATCGCTCGTCGTCGAGCTTTTCGGCGTCGCAGGGGCCGGCTCGGTAACGACCGCGCGGGCTTCGAGCTTCCAGGCTTGCGCTTCGAGAAACGCCAACGCACACCGACGCCAACCGTCGGGCGAGTGCTCGAGCCGTAAGAGGATCGCGCGCCGTTCCCCTTCGTTCAGTTCGCCGTCGACCAAGCGGTCGAGCGTGCGTTGATCTTCGGGCGTTAAGAGGTCTTCGTTCATAGCCTAACCCTTGCTTCGAAACGGCATCGTAACTCTCGACCCATCGTTCTCGATTCGCATCTAACTCTCGACCACCTGGAGCTCGGCGAGCGCGGCACGCATCTTCGCTCGAGCTCTGTGCAATCGTGTCTCCACCGCGCTATGGCTGATTCCGAGTCGCGCGGCGATTTGATGGTATCCCCAATCTTCGACGTACTTCAGCAACAAGATTTCCGCATCGCGCGGCGGCAATTGCTT
Above is a window of Planctomycetia bacterium DNA encoding:
- a CDS encoding rhomboid family intramembrane serine protease, whose amino-acid sequence is MGLDNRDYARDTERGFQLHAPQTMIGTLILVNVAVWVLDMLADGRISQTMALSTDVLRRPWNCWQLLTYGFLHSQTSLLHIVGNMFGLWFFGSDLENIYGKREFLRIYLVAIVIAGLAWLGIEAMSGGGRVSMVGASGAVTCVTVLYALRYPYRTILVMGILPVPVWLLATLFVMQDMAGAYRNVHGAGNGVAYVAHLGGAGLALFYFHFGWNFGRWVPQKLALPSLPKMFARGPKLKLHEPTVEQPPSLEAEMDRILVKINETSFDSLTPEERRTLERASARFQKRRQ
- a CDS encoding tetratricopeptide repeat protein, producing the protein MISSEPISEASSIAAEPALAPSSKGEAANGEATNGENEIQRTTNQEPRTKSSRRMAILLGLVLAGVVVAVFYPTLGYKLLTWDDDQHITENRYFNPLTWMNVLHFWGYSHIYLYIPVSYNFYAFEVWIAGWFPSADPADKFNPAVFHAGNLLLHLGCTLWAYRLMLRFVRYAPAALCGAALFAVHPLQAESVCWVGETRGTLATFFSFAAIWFYLNRVGVDPEAGIFAARPYTPPTTRTRDAVFAFLLYGLALLSKPSASSLPLLVFVIDVVLLRHSWKQSLLRLAPWFVAGAVIMGLTKYYQHNDMIYWASIKPWYQRPFVAGDAYAFYLGKLLWPFDLGFDYGRTPHYAGESRMFYRAWLAPLLLVVASIALPRRRIWLGAYGLFLVALLPVSGIVPFIYQSISTVADRYMYVPMFGLGLLLAAWIASRRSPVVPMAVTALVLGFFAQRTIEQCETWRDDWALYTNGLRVNPASYMSHLNLGNRYKDAGHYETAIEQYRGVLAIRYDYAWAYLHMGTCYAKLENYEQAIKQLDTAIRQDPKFVEAQIALGEVYLIQGREEDAEKWFREALKSAPDESNPNLKLGEFLLDKSRKTADGSSKASYLQEGKQDFEAGLKIAPDAESHRRYGRALVGAGEFAAGTVQLEKAVELSPDNAKALADLGSSYLSAGKIALAVEMSERAVRSDPNSVDARANRALALAAAGKTHAARVEYERALKLLSPGSARAAEIRKAMQELK
- a CDS encoding PDZ domain-containing protein; translated protein: MKRLWVGIFSCALLSSGTASADDITNKPEATKSEEKPSERVSEEPRSDSPRDLQRVLPLRAGDRRGVSPFWIGAMCVPADPTLRAQLGLADGVGLVVVRVMPESPADKAGLKVHDVLATIEGKPAVDLATLMLAVDQAGDGNGAGLKLEIVRVAKTQAVTVVPAKRPEGDLSIRAGLPQPGLPQTGTALDPQQHQAYARQLQAQLEAMRNQLPNGDAERIQEWIKRVQQGENQPLRMQLFGPGVLMPGNAALPDGANIVIFRNGNEPAKVSVSRGKDKWEVSENELDKLPEDLREPIKGMLKK